The Bdellovibrionales bacterium genome segment TGGCAGTTCTCCTCAGGGGCCCCGTCCTTTCGTTTTGATGGATCAATAATGATACCTTCAGCAGAGCAGGCAGAATGTCGATAAACATTCGATGGGTAAAACTAAGACCAAAGTTCTAGTAGCCTCGACAGATTCCGGTTTCCTTCAAGAAACAATGGGCCCTCTCAGGATTGACTACGATGTCCAAGTGGCTACTTCGACCGAAGCTGCCACTTTTTTAATCAGAGAATGGGAACCCTTAATTCTACTGATTGACGGCGATTCTCTCATTTTTAATTCTCTCTCTCAGATTCGCCACTTGGTGCCTATTGCTCAAATGGGAATAATGGTTTTAAGTTCCTTCCAAAATCCAGAAAAGGAGGAGAGATCCTTTCGGGACGGTTCGGACTATTTTCTATCATCAAACTCATCGCCTAAAGGATTGCGACTTAGAATCTCCTCACTTTTAAGAAGAATTTCATCCGGGAGCTCCTCTCTTCCGGTTAATACCCCTCTCACATCGATGGGAGGGTCCTGGAATGCCGAAAATAATATGATTAAATT includes the following:
- a CDS encoding response regulator transcription factor is translated as MGKTKTKVLVASTDSGFLQETMGPLRIDYDVQVATSTEAATFLIREWEPLILLIDGDSLIFNSLSQIRHLVPIAQMGIMVLSSFQNPEKEERSFRDGSDYFLSSNSSPKGLRLRISSLLRRISSGSSSLPVNTPLTSMGGSWNAENNMIKFNDILIYPNDFLVKRNSEIINTTPTQFKLLLAFVSRPEHLLSRQWLKENVWENASISYRSIDAQISKLKRQIPELENILINIYGKGYILTKPHNLAA